Proteins co-encoded in one Cytobacillus sp. NJ13 genomic window:
- the parE gene encoding DNA topoisomerase IV subunit B, whose amino-acid sequence MARNQEAFDYNDDAIQVLEGLEAVRKRPGMYIGSTDARGLHHLVYEIVDNAVDEALAGYGDHIIVRIHKDNSISVQDKGRGMPTGMHRMGKPTPEVILTVLHAGGKFGQGGYKTSGGLHGVGASVVNALSEWLVVKIKRDGFVYEQRFELGGKPVTTLEKVGKTNQSGTTIHFKPDPSIFSTTTYNYETLCERLRESAFLLKGMKIEIIDERNDFHDVFHYENGIEAFVEYLNEEKDILHPVVSFEGESNGIEVDFAFQFNDGYSENVLSFVNNVRTKDGGTHEAGSKTAMTRAFNEYARKVNLLKEKDKNLDGADLREGFTAIVSVRVPEELLQFEGQTKGKLGTSEARSSVDSVVSEHLSYFLEENPETSSLLIKKAIKAFQAREAARKAREEARSGKKRKKSEAMLSGKLTPAQSRNPQRNELYLVEGDSAGGSAKQGRDRRFQAVLPLRGKVINTEKAKLQDIFKNEEINTIIHAVGAGVGADFNLDDVNYDKVIIMTDADTDGAHIQVLLLTFFYRYMKPLLEAGKVFIALPPLYKVSKGSGKKEVIEYAWSDDDLQDTIKKVGKGYMLQRYKGLGEMNADQLWETTMDPESRTLIRVKIDDAARAERRVTTLMGDKVEPRRKWIESNVAFGLEEDGSILENENISVLEEDGVES is encoded by the coding sequence GTGGCAAGAAATCAGGAAGCTTTTGACTACAATGATGATGCCATACAGGTACTCGAAGGGCTTGAAGCTGTTAGAAAACGCCCTGGGATGTACATTGGAAGTACGGATGCAAGGGGTTTGCACCATCTTGTATATGAGATTGTCGATAACGCTGTCGATGAAGCGCTGGCAGGTTACGGGGATCATATCATTGTCAGAATACATAAAGATAATTCAATTAGTGTTCAAGATAAAGGACGCGGTATGCCTACAGGTATGCACAGAATGGGCAAGCCGACTCCGGAAGTCATTTTGACTGTCCTTCATGCAGGGGGAAAGTTTGGCCAGGGAGGCTATAAGACAAGCGGCGGGCTGCATGGTGTTGGTGCATCCGTAGTCAACGCCCTCTCCGAGTGGCTTGTTGTTAAAATTAAACGTGATGGCTTTGTGTATGAACAGCGTTTCGAGCTGGGCGGAAAGCCGGTTACAACGCTTGAAAAGGTGGGCAAAACAAATCAATCAGGGACTACCATCCACTTTAAGCCAGATCCGTCGATTTTTTCGACTACCACGTATAATTACGAAACACTCTGCGAGCGGCTTCGTGAGTCTGCATTCCTTCTAAAAGGTATGAAAATAGAAATCATAGATGAACGCAATGACTTTCATGACGTTTTTCACTATGAAAATGGCATAGAAGCATTTGTTGAATACTTAAATGAAGAAAAGGATATTCTTCACCCTGTAGTAAGCTTTGAAGGCGAGAGCAATGGTATTGAAGTGGACTTTGCTTTTCAATTCAATGATGGATACTCAGAAAATGTCCTTTCATTCGTCAACAACGTCCGCACAAAAGATGGAGGTACGCATGAAGCTGGATCCAAAACAGCGATGACAAGGGCTTTTAATGAATATGCCCGAAAAGTGAATCTTCTGAAGGAGAAAGATAAAAACCTGGATGGAGCAGATCTGCGGGAAGGATTCACGGCTATCGTCTCTGTTCGTGTCCCGGAAGAGCTTTTACAGTTTGAGGGCCAGACGAAAGGCAAACTGGGGACCAGTGAAGCACGTTCGTCTGTTGATTCTGTTGTTTCCGAGCATTTGTCTTATTTCCTTGAAGAAAACCCTGAGACAAGCTCTCTGTTAATCAAAAAGGCGATTAAAGCTTTCCAGGCAAGGGAAGCTGCCCGCAAAGCACGTGAAGAAGCAAGGAGCGGGAAGAAGCGGAAAAAATCTGAAGCAATGCTTTCTGGAAAACTTACCCCAGCACAATCACGGAACCCGCAAAGAAACGAATTATATCTGGTTGAGGGCGATTCTGCCGGGGGGTCTGCCAAGCAGGGCAGGGACAGGCGCTTCCAGGCTGTACTCCCGCTTAGAGGTAAAGTAATCAACACAGAAAAAGCAAAGCTCCAGGATATCTTTAAAAATGAAGAAATCAATACAATTATCCATGCAGTCGGGGCAGGCGTTGGCGCAGATTTTAATCTGGACGACGTCAACTACGATAAAGTAATCATCATGACAGATGCCGATACGGATGGAGCGCATATCCAAGTGCTTTTGCTCACTTTCTTTTACAGGTATATGAAACCGCTGCTTGAAGCGGGCAAGGTATTTATTGCGCTGCCCCCCTTGTATAAAGTCAGTAAAGGTTCAGGCAAAAAAGAAGTGATTGAGTATGCATGGAGTGATGATGATCTTCAGGATACCATTAAAAAAGTAGGTAAGGGCTATATGCTCCAGCGCTATAAAGGGCTTGGAGAAATGAATGCCGATCAGCTCTGGGAGACGACTATGGATCCAGAGTCGCGCACACTGATCCGCGTAAAGATTGATGATGCAGCAAGAGCTGAACGCCGTGTGACCACATTGATGGGCGATAAGGTTGAACCTCGCCGCAAATGGATTGAATCCAATGTAGCGTTCGGACTTGAAGAAGATGGAAGCATACTTGAAAATGAGAATATTTCAGTACTAGAGGAGGATGGTGTTGAATCATGA
- a CDS encoding CoA-binding protein encodes MTIENPSRDEIGVLLKKSKRIAVVGLSGNPERTSYMVSEAMQKAGYEIIPVNPAVDEVLGVKAVASLKEIEGHVDIVNVFRRSEFLPEIAREFAEMDADIFWAQLGVANQEAYDFLKEKGCTVIMDRCIKVEHALTK; translated from the coding sequence ATGACTATTGAAAATCCAAGCAGGGACGAAATCGGTGTACTATTAAAAAAGTCAAAGCGGATTGCGGTTGTGGGGTTAAGCGGAAATCCTGAACGCACATCCTATATGGTATCAGAGGCGATGCAAAAAGCCGGCTATGAAATCATCCCGGTTAATCCGGCTGTTGATGAGGTACTTGGTGTCAAGGCTGTAGCAAGTCTTAAAGAGATCGAGGGGCATGTAGATATCGTCAATGTATTCAGGCGCTCTGAGTTTCTTCCGGAAATTGCGCGGGAGTTTGCTGAAATGGATGCTGATATTTTCTGGGCTCAGCTTGGAGTGGCAAACCAGGAAGCATATGATTTTCTAAAAGAAAAAGGCTGCACTGTCATCATGGACCGCTGCATTAAAGTTGAACATGCACTAACGAAGTAA
- a CDS encoding N-acetyltransferase, whose amino-acid sequence MKASILDHENLVRASEFIAGMNSLPQCHIGYLGTSQNDILHSLEGMNSDAESAAFIVWKDGAIAGFLGADADLNKGTAELWGPFVQDFEFMRLLWEKALHYFEGKLHSYFLFADTVNHTAAEFASRNGFKLQSAQTYMELKGNPSNDLQDVSFLPPHCHSEFIHLHDTVFPHTYYSGKEIIGRLDDDHKVYISGDADGLNGYLYAEYNREEKEGSIEFIGVNFSKRKKEIGRKLLDMAVHDLFVNDGAETIKLCVGTTNGKALSLYKKAGFKVKRALSFYKLNIWE is encoded by the coding sequence GTGAAAGCCAGCATTTTGGATCATGAAAATCTAGTGCGGGCATCCGAGTTTATTGCAGGAATGAACTCTTTGCCCCAGTGTCATATAGGGTATTTGGGGACCAGTCAAAATGATATTCTTCATAGTCTGGAAGGAATGAATAGTGATGCCGAATCAGCTGCATTTATTGTCTGGAAGGATGGTGCGATTGCAGGTTTTCTGGGAGCAGATGCTGATCTTAATAAAGGGACAGCAGAATTATGGGGTCCTTTTGTTCAGGATTTTGAATTTATGAGACTTTTATGGGAAAAAGCACTTCATTACTTTGAAGGAAAGCTGCATTCTTACTTTCTGTTTGCGGATACAGTCAACCATACTGCTGCCGAGTTTGCTTCAAGAAACGGATTCAAGCTGCAATCTGCTCAGACATACATGGAACTGAAAGGAAATCCCAGTAATGATTTACAAGATGTCAGTTTTTTGCCGCCTCACTGCCATAGCGAGTTTATCCATTTGCATGATACCGTGTTTCCCCATACATATTATTCAGGAAAAGAGATTATCGGAAGATTGGATGATGATCACAAAGTTTATATATCTGGTGATGCGGATGGATTAAATGGCTATTTATATGCAGAATACAATCGTGAAGAAAAAGAAGGAAGCATTGAATTCATTGGTGTGAACTTCAGTAAACGCAAGAAGGAAATTGGACGGAAACTGCTTGACATGGCGGTTCATGACCTTTTTGTGAATGATGGAGCCGAAACCATTAAGCTTTGTGTGGGAACAACAAATGGGAAAGCCCTGTCTCTTTATAAAAAAGCAGGATTTAAAGTGAAAAGGGCATTGAGTTTTTATAAGCTGAATATTTGGGAATAA
- a CDS encoding 5'-deoxyadenosine deaminase yields the protein MSSILIKNAEIITMNTAEEIIFGDLYIVDDRIAEIGQNLTHKADKVIDASGKTIIPGFIQTHIHLCQTLFRGQADDLELLDWLKQKIWPLEASHDEESIYYSAMLGIGELLQSGTTTVVDMETVNHTEYAFQAIDESGIRALAGKVMMDKGDEVPVLLRENTLKSIQQSVDLLEKWHNRDNGRIQYAFCPRFVVSCTEKLLTSVRDLSAQYNVRVHTHASENANEILLVEREFGMRNVVYLDSIGLANERLILAHCVWLDEEERRIIKKRGVKVSHCPGSNLKLASGVAEIPSLLDQQAYVSLGADGAPCNNNLDMFNEMRLAAIIQKPVHGPTAMNARSVFRMATIGGAKAVGMEQEIGSLEPGKKADLAILNLNDFHVYPSFEIDTISRIVYSATRADVETTIVNGKIVMENRKLKTVDKEMVLREANISIKRLLKRLETAVY from the coding sequence TTGAGCAGTATTCTGATAAAAAACGCTGAAATTATTACAATGAATACAGCTGAAGAAATCATTTTCGGTGATTTATATATTGTAGATGACCGCATTGCCGAAATTGGACAGAACTTAACACATAAAGCGGATAAAGTAATCGATGCCAGCGGAAAGACGATCATTCCGGGATTTATTCAGACACATATCCATCTGTGCCAGACATTATTCCGAGGGCAGGCTGATGATTTGGAGCTTCTTGATTGGCTAAAGCAGAAGATCTGGCCGCTGGAGGCTTCGCATGATGAAGAATCCATCTATTATTCTGCCATGCTGGGGATTGGTGAATTGCTGCAAAGCGGAACAACAACTGTGGTGGACATGGAAACGGTCAATCATACCGAATATGCATTTCAGGCCATTGACGAGAGCGGCATCAGGGCACTTGCCGGAAAGGTCATGATGGATAAGGGGGATGAAGTTCCAGTTCTATTAAGGGAAAATACCTTAAAGTCCATTCAGCAAAGTGTAGATCTGCTTGAAAAATGGCATAACCGCGATAATGGACGAATACAATATGCCTTCTGTCCCCGTTTTGTCGTTTCGTGCACAGAGAAATTGCTGACAAGTGTCAGGGACCTTTCTGCACAATACAATGTAAGAGTCCATACGCACGCATCGGAAAATGCCAATGAAATTCTGCTTGTTGAAAGAGAGTTTGGCATGCGGAATGTAGTCTACCTGGACAGTATTGGGCTTGCCAATGAAAGGCTGATTCTTGCGCATTGTGTTTGGCTTGATGAAGAAGAAAGAAGGATCATCAAAAAACGCGGTGTAAAGGTCAGCCATTGTCCGGGATCCAATTTAAAGCTGGCATCAGGTGTAGCAGAAATTCCTTCTTTATTGGATCAGCAGGCTTATGTCAGTCTGGGTGCTGATGGGGCTCCCTGCAATAACAATCTGGATATGTTCAATGAAATGAGACTGGCTGCAATTATTCAGAAGCCGGTGCATGGTCCAACAGCAATGAATGCGAGAAGCGTCTTCAGAATGGCGACGATCGGCGGAGCTAAAGCAGTTGGAATGGAACAGGAAATCGGCAGTCTGGAGCCAGGCAAGAAAGCAGACCTTGCCATCCTGAATCTGAATGACTTTCATGTGTATCCATCCTTTGAAATCGACACAATTAGCAGGATTGTCTATTCAGCGACTCGTGCAGACGTAGAAACAACCATTGTAAACGGGAAAATCGTCATGGAAAATAGGAAGCTGAAAACGGTTGATAAAGAAATGGTTCTAAGAGAAGCGAACATCAGCATAAAGAGGCTGCTTAAAAGATTAGAGACAGCCGTTTATTAA